A genome region from Setaria italica strain Yugu1 chromosome III, Setaria_italica_v2.0, whole genome shotgun sequence includes the following:
- the LOC111256724 gene encoding stress response protein NST1-like, producing MTPPGHLGRLAPNQPASLACPIRSLLPLTSSAPVLHLRYRPRELLCCHARISSTLPRSILAVQAAPNPSPRAINPPFPTVPNLAVALGFPPILSWNRGGREREKAPGKEKEGGSHEEKAAANWRGSAAPRTPPRRRRHATSSSFHATGNVEDTEMSQDPELYEDHYKEEDHSGTAREFAGYESDFDNNFDGWYD from the exons ATGACCCCACCAGGCCACCTGGGCCGCCTCGCGCCAAACCAGCCTGCTTCGCTGGCCTGCCCCATCCGCTCGCTGCTGCCGCTGACCT CGTCCGCCCCTGTTCTCCACCTCCGCTACCGGCCACGGGAGCTTTTGTGCTGCCACGCTCGGATCTCCTCCACGCTGCCACGCTccatcctcgccgtccaagccgcgccaaaccctagccccagGGCTATAAATCCCCCATTCCCGACTGTCCCTAACCTAGCCGTTGCTTTGGGGTTTCCCCCTATCCTTAGCTGGAaccggggagggagagagagggagaaagctccagggaaggagaaggagggggGGAGCCATGAGGAGAAGGCCGCCGCGAACTGGAGGGGGAGCGCCGCGCCCAGGACCCCGCCACGACGTCGCCGCCATGCTACGTCGTCTTCCTTCCACGCCACTG GAAATGTTGAAGACACGGAGATGAGCCAGGATCCGGAGCTGTACGAGGACCACTACAAGGAGGAAGACCATTCAG GGACAGCTCGTGAGTTTGCAGGTTATGAGTCCGACTTTGACAACAACTTTGATGGATGGTATGATTGA